One Haloferax marinisediminis genomic window carries:
- a CDS encoding type IV pilin — protein sequence MVAITVILAAVIGTFVLGLGDQVGNTAPQASFAFDYTNNSADESNSIDGDVLKITHESGDQIPSGQLSVSISSAKTGAGGSVTVTDSQPVIPDPMSAGKTITIDDTTFDETGDGSSEQNPANDISLAGATVRIVWSDESGSTSATLQKWSGPEA from the coding sequence ATGGTCGCAATTACGGTCATCCTCGCAGCCGTTATCGGGACGTTCGTCCTCGGTCTCGGTGACCAAGTTGGCAACACGGCTCCACAGGCGAGTTTCGCCTTCGACTACACGAATAACTCGGCAGATGAAAGTAACTCGATTGATGGTGACGTCCTCAAAATCACTCACGAGAGTGGTGACCAGATTCCGAGTGGTCAGCTTTCGGTCTCAATCAGCAGTGCGAAAACCGGCGCTGGTGGTTCAGTAACTGTTACAGACAGCCAGCCAGTTATTCCTGACCCCATGAGTGCCGGCAAGACAATCACAATCGATGACACCACGTTCGACGAAACTGGTGACGGATCTTCAGAACAGAACCCCGCTAATGACATCAGCCTCGCCGGCGCAACCGTCCGCATCGTCTGGTCCGACGAATCCGGGTCCACCTCGGCGACGCTCCAGAAGTGGTCTGGACCGGAAGCGTAA
- a CDS encoding tyrosine-type recombinase/integrase, with translation MDRPSELKPREAVRRYLDRRGTELSSSSIKTYKYRLKLWVEWCEDRNIERVSDLNGWTFEQFEAFRAGQDIASPTLHSEMETLLGFVEYLERIEAVDDGLSKKVHVPSVPMSERSRDTMLVPEDALRLLRFYRSHSSVRGTRFHAVLELAWHTGARLGALRGLDLRDYYPDEQYVEFVHRPESETPLKNQMNGERTVSLLPEVVESLNTYIKKFRPDGHDDFGRSPLFVTHHGTRISKNGFRGWMYQATQPCVAGPCPHEYEKNSCEFAGSYTQGSKCPSSRAPHHVRTGSITWHRDRGFPPEVTAERVNASQDVIEQHYDKASQRERMELRRRPHLDKLRIE, from the coding sequence ATGGACCGACCTTCAGAACTCAAACCCCGCGAGGCAGTTCGCCGGTACCTTGACCGCCGTGGGACGGAACTCTCGTCATCGTCCATCAAGACCTACAAGTACCGCCTGAAGCTCTGGGTCGAGTGGTGCGAGGACCGGAATATCGAGCGCGTCTCTGACCTGAACGGGTGGACGTTCGAGCAGTTCGAGGCGTTCCGCGCCGGTCAGGACATCGCTTCACCAACGCTCCACAGCGAGATGGAGACACTGCTCGGGTTCGTCGAGTATCTCGAACGCATCGAGGCTGTTGACGACGGTCTCTCGAAGAAGGTCCACGTGCCGAGCGTGCCGATGTCGGAACGGTCGCGGGATACGATGTTGGTTCCTGAGGACGCGCTTCGATTGCTTCGGTTCTATCGGTCTCACAGTAGCGTCCGTGGAACTCGGTTCCACGCTGTTCTTGAGCTGGCGTGGCACACTGGAGCACGTCTTGGTGCTCTTCGTGGTCTCGATCTTCGTGACTACTATCCCGACGAGCAGTATGTCGAGTTCGTCCACCGGCCGGAGTCCGAGACGCCATTGAAGAATCAGATGAACGGTGAGCGCACGGTCTCGCTCTTGCCGGAGGTCGTCGAATCGCTGAACACCTACATCAAGAAGTTCCGACCGGATGGTCACGACGACTTCGGTCGCTCACCGTTGTTCGTCACACACCACGGGACTCGTATCTCGAAGAACGGCTTTCGGGGGTGGATGTATCAGGCGACGCAACCGTGCGTTGCTGGTCCGTGTCCGCACGAATACGAGAAAAATTCCTGCGAATTTGCGGGGTCATACACTCAGGGAAGCAAGTGTCCGTCTTCTCGAGCACCACACCACGTTCGGACGGGGTCAATTACGTGGCACAGAGACCGCGGGTTCCCTCCTGAGGTGACGGCAGAACGCGTGAATGCGTCTCAGGACGTTATTGAACAGCATTACGACAAAGCGTCCCAGCGCGAGCGGATGGAACTTCGTCGCCGTCCTCACCTGGACAAACTTCGGATTGAGTGA
- a CDS encoding PhiH1 repressor, translating to MRKSASWMTIWDDRILEYIDENGSASPGELDKSGYFQVSRSQISRRLRRLKDKGMLQHLGNGVYVITPIGEEYLEGELNAEELDGENGGEGTASA from the coding sequence ATGAGGAAATCCGCATCGTGGATGACCATCTGGGACGACCGGATTCTTGAATATATTGACGAGAATGGCTCTGCCAGTCCCGGTGAGTTGGACAAATCTGGCTATTTTCAGGTCTCTCGGTCTCAGATTTCGCGTCGACTACGACGTCTGAAAGACAAAGGAATGTTGCAACATCTCGGAAATGGTGTCTACGTCATCACTCCAATCGGCGAGGAATACTTAGAGGGAGAACTCAACGCAGAGGAATTGGACGGAGAGAACGGTGGAGAGGGCACTGCATCTGCGTAG
- a CDS encoding helix-turn-helix transcriptional regulator, which yields MSHVASAPHETRGNLLYTEYEDSPYWAVRQLYNHIDGGAKGIEVEIPRYDAPGTEVWTVSLGFHESGLSPSKRDTVNSLLEYDINAYGEGQRKLPIIIQPRLGWDDENRPNSVPANLGRSTNVKLNNTVNVELDEIPHLIREILRAVCERVGFDWSRRYFTETPHEYSTITQHERYIRILRDMAKKLVHSDGVFMKLFMLVADLEGSHVVYDSNNEKVVGYNHQLRFDRKAIEEISKNSRHRPRGMQLKHYHPEHVRKKSGDDPLYHPKLGALYKKNLNQDQSVRWTDRHDLVDDLEEKMMNVLEWAGIPTNPGSWFVEDDHFVPGESDRRIAFWDDPTPEIEASQESVIIRTLQELEDSDRDVLEYVAMADGGTVDGAAEETGWSEATVYRVLQRLSGLLDCDNRVVSWVSSKMSQQVREIVSVTEDVVESNARLIENVLSVDPRDLERSGRALQNWLNRYGAEVVQGMDDRSKRVKIRVRSILTESKNSTAKGEYLPDVIDAGYSAWCDAGLDAGRFYNAIIEFDQAYGPKQSAIASQHLR from the coding sequence ATGAGCCACGTAGCCTCTGCACCCCACGAGACTCGTGGCAACCTACTGTACACGGAGTACGAAGACTCGCCCTACTGGGCCGTCCGCCAGCTGTACAACCACATCGACGGCGGTGCGAAAGGAATCGAGGTAGAAATACCACGCTACGACGCGCCGGGAACAGAGGTTTGGACGGTTTCACTCGGGTTCCACGAGTCCGGGCTGTCTCCCTCGAAACGTGATACCGTCAACTCGCTCCTCGAGTACGACATCAACGCCTACGGTGAGGGACAGCGAAAACTCCCGATTATCATTCAACCCCGACTCGGATGGGACGACGAGAACCGGCCAAACAGCGTTCCTGCGAACCTTGGCCGTTCGACCAACGTCAAACTGAACAACACGGTCAACGTCGAACTTGACGAGATTCCCCATCTCATTCGCGAGATATTACGTGCCGTCTGTGAGAGAGTCGGCTTTGACTGGTCTCGTCGGTACTTCACAGAGACACCTCACGAGTATTCGACCATCACCCAGCACGAGCGGTACATCCGCATCCTTCGGGACATGGCGAAGAAACTCGTCCACAGCGACGGGGTTTTCATGAAACTCTTCATGCTCGTCGCAGACCTGGAGGGGTCGCACGTCGTCTACGATTCGAACAACGAGAAGGTTGTTGGCTACAACCACCAACTCCGATTCGACCGCAAGGCCATCGAGGAGATTTCGAAGAATAGCCGTCATCGACCACGCGGGATGCAGCTCAAGCACTACCATCCCGAGCACGTGCGCAAGAAGTCGGGTGACGACCCACTGTACCACCCGAAGCTCGGTGCGCTCTACAAGAAGAATCTGAACCAAGACCAATCGGTTCGGTGGACCGACCGCCACGACCTCGTCGACGACCTGGAAGAGAAAATGATGAACGTGCTCGAGTGGGCCGGCATTCCAACGAATCCGGGGTCATGGTTCGTCGAAGACGACCACTTCGTTCCCGGAGAATCCGACCGGCGGATTGCGTTCTGGGACGACCCGACGCCGGAAATTGAGGCGTCGCAGGAGTCGGTTATCATCCGGACGCTCCAGGAGCTGGAAGACTCTGACCGCGACGTCCTCGAATACGTCGCCATGGCCGACGGGGGAACTGTCGACGGGGCAGCCGAAGAGACCGGGTGGTCCGAAGCGACCGTCTACCGCGTCCTTCAGCGACTCAGCGGCCTCCTCGACTGCGACAATCGTGTTGTCTCGTGGGTCTCCTCGAAGATGTCCCAACAGGTCCGCGAAATCGTCTCTGTCACCGAGGACGTCGTCGAGTCCAACGCACGACTCATCGAGAATGTCCTCTCTGTCGACCCACGTGACCTGGAACGCTCCGGCCGTGCTCTGCAGAACTGGCTCAATCGATACGGTGCTGAAGTCGTCCAGGGGATGGACGATCGCTCGAAGCGCGTGAAGATTCGCGTTCGGTCGATTCTAACCGAATCGAAGAACAGCACTGCGAAAGGCGAGTACCTACCCGACGTGATCGACGCAGGCTACTCCGCGTGGTGTGACGCCGGCCTCGACGCCGGTCGGTTCTACAACGCCATCATCGAATTCGACCAGGCGTACGGTCCAAAACAGTCCGCAATCGCGAGTCAGCACCTCAGATAG
- a CDS encoding DUF7563 family protein: protein MLLSLEAQPRECEYCGSHVTHNFCRVYGDSEDRVHRCRECDTAVRIQRGSAAGRDVPTPDPQESPGRHGGQPERWSK, encoded by the coding sequence ATGCTCCTCTCCCTCGAGGCCCAGCCTCGTGAGTGTGAGTATTGCGGGTCGCACGTCACCCACAACTTCTGTCGCGTCTACGGCGATTCTGAGGACCGCGTACACCGATGCCGAGAGTGCGACACCGCCGTTCGGATTCAGCGAGGGTCTGCAGCCGGCCGTGACGTTCCAACGCCGGACCCGCAAGAGTCACCCGGTCGTCACGGTGGGCAGCCAGAGAGGTGGTCGAAGTGA